One window of the Streptomyces asoensis genome contains the following:
- a CDS encoding DUF6571 family protein has protein sequence MDLDALRNADLSLLDDAVEDWSTMVGDLETLMDAAEKGLHGAANKASWAGYNATVSKEFIGKTAGEFTDAHSQASSIHKILQDTRDELKTYKGQLGDAIERGRQKNLTVIGYEGGFTVTTNVPPEGRAQQDQDNKGEITALRDEIQKILEQATTSDTSANAVLMAIADQSRLGFSDVDYADRDSAAKALKDAEELADLAKQKPEDLSVAEFDRLDKGLKEYADDPLFAERFATRLGPQGTLDFWTGINDPHSAWKIGQQRVDQYDDLQKNLSLTLATASQSDNADMTQWKSTMIDLVDKPVGRNGGFPLGGQVMTNLMRWGDFDDRFLVDYGDKLMETEKKFTGNGRHGAWTRTGMDPLLNRTGTDSGWDPMTGYLKALSNSPDAATEFFNDTFVTKDEDHDFKDDKGKPESLTNFDYLFEERDWPQDQDAKGEDSIAGRNNLALALEAATTGHPAGELPTADTPPHNAEQAKLTQSLVASISEKPSRLTENSYMSDSMGQIAAEYMPDIHRGLHPGTAGEAKLFPIAGSAAEFSERDTTRLLYTLGRNPESYAAVNLGQTSYTTQLMQYHFEHPDVYANDPAFGQEDRLKQGIDDIARTAGQVEGMIGAGRAYEGEIEGGQKDADYNAKIESIGTWGGTAIGIGVGMATAPLTGPGGAIIGDLAGTAADEIISGITEGSLKDSSEEVVFRNGEEIEGTRSSTYAAVEAAAQKAGKNSGHSYPLIEASVGTSAESGFDSAGTKIHDYLDGEGIPRQLDSEG, from the coding sequence ATGGATCTCGACGCCCTTCGCAACGCCGACCTCAGCCTGTTGGACGACGCGGTCGAAGACTGGTCGACGATGGTCGGCGATCTGGAGACCTTGATGGACGCGGCCGAGAAGGGCCTGCACGGCGCCGCGAACAAGGCGAGCTGGGCGGGGTACAACGCCACCGTCTCCAAGGAGTTCATCGGCAAGACGGCCGGGGAGTTCACGGACGCGCACAGCCAGGCTTCGTCGATCCACAAGATCCTCCAGGACACCCGGGACGAGCTGAAGACGTACAAGGGGCAACTCGGCGACGCCATCGAGCGAGGCCGTCAGAAGAACCTCACGGTCATCGGCTACGAGGGCGGGTTCACGGTCACGACGAACGTCCCGCCGGAGGGCCGTGCTCAACAGGACCAGGACAACAAGGGCGAGATCACCGCCCTGCGGGACGAGATCCAGAAGATCTTGGAACAGGCCACCACGAGCGACACCTCGGCCAACGCCGTCCTCATGGCGATCGCCGACCAGAGCAGACTGGGCTTCTCGGACGTCGACTACGCCGACCGGGACTCCGCGGCCAAGGCGCTGAAGGACGCCGAGGAGCTGGCAGACCTGGCGAAGCAGAAGCCCGAGGACCTGTCGGTCGCGGAGTTCGACCGGCTCGACAAGGGGCTGAAGGAGTACGCCGACGACCCACTGTTCGCGGAGCGCTTCGCCACGCGCCTGGGACCGCAGGGAACCCTCGACTTCTGGACAGGCATCAACGACCCGCACAGCGCCTGGAAGATCGGACAACAGCGGGTCGACCAGTACGACGACCTCCAGAAGAACCTCAGTCTCACGCTCGCCACTGCGTCGCAGAGCGACAACGCCGACATGACCCAGTGGAAGTCCACGATGATCGACCTGGTCGACAAGCCGGTCGGCCGCAACGGTGGTTTCCCCCTCGGCGGACAGGTCATGACCAACCTCATGCGGTGGGGTGACTTCGACGACCGGTTCCTCGTCGACTACGGCGACAAGCTGATGGAGACGGAGAAGAAGTTCACGGGTAACGGCCGGCATGGTGCCTGGACGCGCACCGGCATGGACCCTCTCCTCAACCGCACGGGGACCGACTCGGGCTGGGACCCGATGACCGGCTACCTCAAAGCCCTCTCGAACAGTCCGGACGCGGCCACGGAGTTCTTCAACGACACCTTCGTCACCAAGGACGAGGACCACGACTTCAAGGACGACAAGGGCAAGCCGGAGTCGCTGACCAACTTCGACTACCTCTTCGAAGAACGCGACTGGCCGCAGGACCAGGACGCCAAGGGCGAGGACAGCATCGCCGGTCGGAACAACCTGGCTCTTGCGCTGGAGGCGGCTACCACGGGGCATCCCGCCGGAGAGCTGCCCACAGCGGACACACCGCCGCACAATGCCGAACAGGCAAAGCTCACACAGAGCCTGGTGGCGTCCATCTCGGAAAAGCCGTCACGCCTCACCGAGAACAGCTACATGTCCGACAGCATGGGCCAGATCGCCGCCGAATACATGCCGGACATTCATCGTGGACTGCACCCCGGGACCGCGGGCGAGGCAAAGCTGTTCCCCATCGCGGGCTCAGCAGCGGAATTCAGCGAACGGGACACCACGCGCCTTCTCTACACGCTCGGCCGCAACCCCGAGAGCTATGCAGCGGTGAATCTCGGGCAGACCAGCTACACCACGCAACTGATGCAGTATCACTTCGAGCATCCAGACGTGTACGCCAATGACCCCGCATTCGGCCAGGAGGACCGTCTCAAGCAGGGCATCGACGACATCGCCCGTACCGCGGGCCAGGTCGAGGGCATGATCGGGGCCGGGCGCGCCTACGAGGGCGAGATCGAGGGCGGTCAGAAGGACGCCGACTACAACGCCAAGATCGAAAGTATCGGCACGTGGGGCGGCACAGCCATCGGCATCGGGGTCGGTATGGCCACGGCACCACTCACCGGGCCGGGTGGCGCCATCATCGGAGACCTGGCCGGCACTGCCGCCGACGAGATCATCAGTGGCATTACAGAGGGGTCTCTCAAGGACAGTTCGGAAGAAGTCGTCTTCCGTAACGGTGAGGAGATCGAGGGCACCAGGTCCTCGACCTACGCGGCGGTTGAAGCGGCGGCGCAGAAGGCCGGGAAGAACTCCGGCCACAGCTATCCGCTCATCGAGGCTTCCGTGGGCACATCAGCGGAGAGTGGATTCGACAGCGCCGGCACGAAAATCCACGACTACCTCGACGGCGAGGGAATTCCCAGGCAACTTGACTCGGAAGGCTGA
- the eccCa gene encoding type VII secretion protein EccCa, whose translation MSHIVVKRQPRALPSEVPTGEVVLQPPPELPRGHQESVLMQLLPTLGMGGSVVFFFTSGQPFMRIMGMVMIASTVAMSIAMVVRFRRGSQGQLADLRRDYLSYLAQTRRTALDTARAQRDAQYYLHPSPEQLWALVAEGSRVWERRPGDEDFAQVRVGLGAQALATPLIAPETGPVEQLEPLTAGALQRFLAVHDSLDDLPMAVSLRAFYHVTVSGEPRSVRSCVRALAGSLAALHSSEDLVLVVAAGREELPHWEWAKWLPHVQASGAVDGAGSRRLIGADPRELENLLGARLTGRPRFHPHATPLPDEPHIVVVLDGVSLPPDSVLANPEGLQGVTVLEIVPGEPTGAGGELDIVVQPGALRLESGHGAVYEGTPDALSPESAEALARQLAPLRMASGGDDDEPLLANLEFTDLLNLGDAASVDTRRTWRPRSLAERLRVPIGVGEDGRPVMLDLKEAAQEGMGPHGLCVGATGSGKSELLRTLVLGLAVTHSSETLNFVLADFKGGATFAGMAQMPHVAAVITNLADDLTLVDRMGDSIRGELNRRQELLRDAGNYANIHDYEKARAAGAALQPIPSLVLVIDEFSELLTAKPDFIEMFVQIGRIGRSLGVHLLLASQRLEEGRLRGLETYLSYRVGLRTFSAAESRAALGVPDAYSLPNVPGSGFLKFGTDEMVRFKAAYVSGVYRSGAQRTAPGGGPLPVDRRPVLFTSAEVPVRYAAVPQARPSGDAEVDDALADTVLDVIVRRLEAQGPAAHQVWLPPLDSPPSLDALLPGLTAVPGRGLTQPGYEGAGRLVVPVGLVDKPFEQRRDSLWVDFSGAAGHMQIVGGPQSGKSTLLRSLICAFALTHTPHEVQFYGLDFGGGAMASVAGLPHVGGVASRLDPERVRRTVAEVYGVLTRREEYFRSAGIPSIAEFRARRARGDISVTDQPWGDVFLVVDGWGNFRSEYEAMDQVILDIAARGLGYGVHLVLTASRSMEVRAALKDQLMNRLELRLGDTMDSEIDRKVAANVPAGVPGRGQSPQKQHFMAAVPRIDGLASDTDLADATQALTAEVSRQWQAAPAPEVRLLPREFPAGSLPPGDRFPRRGVAFALDEDRLEPVYVDFEQDPFLLVFGESESGKSNLLRLLIRQLTQRYSGDECKLFVVDNRRSLLDVTPESHLAEYIPMSNAMDHHMAALADLMKRRTPTAEVTARQLRDRSWWRGPTVFVVIDDYDLVATSSGNPLAGLTELLPFARDVGVRFIIARSTAGAGRASYEAFMQRIKELGAQGVVLAGDPGEGDLLGGVRPRPMPAGRGIFVSRRRGKPLVQVGLAPEGA comes from the coding sequence GTGAGCCACATCGTCGTGAAGCGCCAGCCACGGGCGCTGCCGTCCGAAGTGCCCACCGGCGAGGTCGTTCTCCAGCCTCCGCCGGAGCTGCCGCGGGGCCATCAGGAGAGCGTGCTGATGCAACTGCTGCCGACGCTCGGCATGGGCGGCTCGGTGGTCTTCTTCTTCACGAGCGGGCAGCCGTTCATGCGCATCATGGGCATGGTCATGATCGCCTCGACCGTGGCCATGTCGATCGCGATGGTGGTGCGTTTCCGGCGCGGGTCGCAAGGGCAGTTGGCGGATCTGCGCCGTGACTACCTGAGCTATCTGGCGCAGACCCGGCGTACCGCGCTCGACACCGCGCGGGCGCAGCGTGACGCGCAGTACTACCTGCACCCCTCCCCCGAGCAGCTGTGGGCGCTGGTCGCCGAGGGCAGCCGGGTGTGGGAACGGCGGCCCGGGGACGAGGACTTCGCCCAGGTGCGCGTCGGCCTCGGTGCCCAGGCCCTCGCCACCCCGCTGATCGCTCCCGAGACCGGCCCGGTGGAGCAGCTGGAGCCGCTGACCGCGGGCGCGCTCCAGCGCTTCCTCGCCGTCCACGACAGCCTCGACGACCTGCCGATGGCCGTCTCGCTGCGCGCCTTCTACCACGTCACGGTCAGCGGTGAGCCGCGGTCGGTGCGCTCCTGCGTCCGTGCCCTGGCCGGTTCGCTGGCCGCGCTGCACTCGTCCGAGGACCTGGTTCTCGTCGTCGCGGCGGGCCGGGAGGAGCTGCCGCACTGGGAGTGGGCGAAGTGGCTGCCGCACGTCCAGGCGTCCGGGGCCGTGGACGGGGCGGGCAGCCGCAGGCTGATCGGTGCCGACCCCCGTGAGCTGGAGAACCTGCTCGGGGCTCGGCTGACGGGCCGCCCGCGGTTCCATCCGCACGCGACGCCGCTGCCCGACGAGCCGCACATCGTCGTCGTCCTCGACGGCGTCTCCCTCCCCCCGGACTCGGTCCTGGCCAATCCCGAGGGGCTCCAGGGTGTGACGGTCCTCGAGATCGTCCCCGGTGAGCCGACGGGGGCCGGCGGCGAGCTCGACATCGTCGTACAGCCCGGCGCGCTGCGGCTGGAGTCGGGACACGGCGCCGTCTACGAGGGGACGCCCGACGCGCTCTCCCCGGAGTCCGCCGAGGCGCTCGCCCGGCAGCTCGCCCCGCTGCGGATGGCGTCCGGCGGGGACGACGACGAGCCGCTGCTGGCCAACCTGGAGTTCACCGACCTGCTGAACCTCGGGGACGCGGCGTCCGTGGACACCCGGCGCACCTGGCGGCCGCGTTCGCTGGCGGAGCGGCTGCGGGTGCCGATCGGGGTGGGCGAGGACGGCCGTCCGGTGATGCTGGACCTCAAGGAGGCGGCGCAGGAGGGCATGGGCCCGCACGGTCTGTGCGTGGGCGCGACGGGTTCCGGCAAGTCCGAGCTGCTGCGCACCCTGGTGCTGGGCCTGGCGGTCACCCACTCCTCCGAGACCCTGAACTTCGTCCTCGCCGACTTCAAGGGCGGCGCGACCTTCGCCGGCATGGCGCAGATGCCGCACGTGGCGGCCGTGATCACCAACCTGGCGGACGACCTGACGCTGGTGGACCGGATGGGCGACTCCATCCGGGGTGAGCTCAACCGCCGTCAGGAGCTGCTGCGGGACGCGGGCAACTACGCCAACATCCACGACTACGAGAAGGCGCGGGCCGCGGGAGCCGCCCTCCAGCCGATCCCCTCCCTGGTGCTGGTGATCGACGAGTTCAGCGAGCTGCTGACGGCGAAGCCGGACTTCATCGAGATGTTCGTGCAGATCGGCCGGATCGGCCGCTCGCTCGGTGTGCACCTGCTGCTGGCCTCGCAGCGCCTGGAGGAGGGCCGGCTGCGCGGCCTGGAGACCTATCTGTCGTACCGCGTCGGTCTGCGCACCTTCTCGGCGGCGGAGTCGCGGGCGGCGCTCGGCGTGCCCGACGCGTACTCGCTGCCGAACGTGCCGGGTTCCGGCTTCCTGAAGTTCGGCACGGACGAGATGGTGCGGTTCAAGGCGGCGTACGTGTCCGGGGTCTACCGCTCGGGCGCTCAGCGGACGGCGCCGGGGGGCGGCCCGCTGCCGGTGGACCGGCGGCCGGTGCTGTTCACCTCGGCGGAGGTGCCGGTGCGGTACGCGGCCGTGCCGCAGGCCCGCCCGTCCGGCGATGCGGAGGTCGACGACGCGCTGGCGGACACCGTGCTCGACGTGATCGTGCGCCGGCTGGAGGCGCAGGGCCCGGCGGCGCACCAGGTGTGGCTGCCGCCGCTGGACAGCCCGCCGTCGCTGGACGCGCTGCTGCCGGGGCTCACGGCGGTGCCGGGCCGCGGCCTCACCCAGCCGGGCTACGAGGGCGCGGGGCGGCTGGTCGTGCCGGTGGGTCTGGTGGACAAGCCGTTCGAGCAGCGCCGTGACTCCCTCTGGGTGGACTTCTCCGGCGCCGCGGGCCATATGCAGATCGTCGGTGGCCCGCAGTCCGGCAAGTCGACCCTGCTGCGCTCGCTGATCTGTGCCTTCGCCCTCACCCACACGCCGCACGAGGTCCAGTTCTACGGCCTCGACTTCGGCGGCGGCGCGATGGCGTCGGTGGCCGGCCTGCCGCACGTGGGCGGGGTCGCCTCCCGGCTCGACCCGGAGCGGGTACGGCGCACGGTGGCCGAGGTGTACGGCGTGCTGACCCGCCGTGAGGAGTACTTCCGCTCGGCCGGCATCCCGTCGATCGCGGAGTTCCGGGCCAGGCGGGCCCGCGGGGACATCTCGGTGACGGACCAGCCCTGGGGTGATGTGTTCCTGGTCGTCGACGGGTGGGGCAACTTCCGGTCCGAGTACGAGGCGATGGACCAGGTGATCCTCGACATCGCGGCGCGCGGGCTCGGCTACGGCGTCCACCTGGTGCTGACGGCCTCGCGTTCGATGGAGGTCAGGGCCGCTCTCAAGGACCAGCTGATGAACCGGCTGGAGCTTCGGCTCGGCGACACGATGGACTCCGAGATCGACCGCAAGGTCGCCGCGAACGTCCCGGCGGGCGTCCCGGGCCGTGGTCAGTCGCCGCAGAAGCAGCACTTCATGGCGGCGGTGCCGCGCATCGACGGCCTCGCCTCCGACACGGACCTCGCGGACGCCACACAGGCCCTGACCGCGGAGGTCTCCCGGCAGTGGCAGGCGGCGCCCGCGCCGGAAGTACGGCTGCTGCCGCGGGAGTTCCCGGCCGGCTCGCTGCCGCCGGGCGACCGCTTCCCGCGCCGCGGGGTCGCCTTCGCCCTCGACGAGGACCGGCTCGAGCCGGTCTACGTCGACTTCGAGCAGGATCCGTTCCTCCTCGTCTTCGGCGAGAGCGAGTCCGGCAAGTCGAACCTGCTGCGGCTGCTGATCAGGCAACTGACCCAGCGCTACTCGGGCGACGAGTGCAAGCTGTTCGTGGTCGACAACCGGCGTTCCCTGCTGGACGTGACGCCGGAGTCCCACCTGGCCGAGTACATCCCGATGTCCAACGCCATGGACCACCACATGGCCGCGCTGGCCGACCTGATGAAGCGCCGGACCCCGACGGCCGAGGTGACGGCACGGCAACTCCGGGACCGCAGCTGGTGGCGTGGACCGACGGTGTTCGTCGTCATCGACGACTACGACCTCGTGGCGACGTCGAGCGGCAATCCACTGGCGGGCCTGACGGAACTTCTGCCGTTCGCGCGGGACGTCGGCGTGCGGTTCATCATCGCGCGCTCGACGGCGGGTGCGGGGCGGGCGTCGTACGAGGCGTTCATGCAGCGGATCAAGGAGCTGGGCGCCCAGGGCGTCGTACTGGCGGGCGACCCCGGAGAGGGGGACCTCCTCGGCGGGGTACGGCCTCGGCCGATGCCCGCGGGACGGGGGATCTTCGTCTCACGGCGCCGGGGGAAGCCGTTGGTGCAGGTGGGATTGGCGCCGGAGGGGGCGTGA
- the eccD gene encoding type VII secretion integral membrane protein EccD, whose protein sequence is MSIAASAAATGEGRGPGAAPAAGTGLGFCRVTIVAPDSRIDVALPDDVPVADIHPEILRLSRQSPAEGAPVGYHLVRRDGTVLDSSRSFAAQHILDGELLTLRPFSESLPPAVFDDVSEAVASAVTREHTLWSGELTRAAGLVGGGVLPALLAFVAWSGDPRHDMHGLPGILAAVVGVLLVALACVRARVYDDRGSAVALGLGALPNVGVAGSGLLPLADGQGIGRLQFLLACAAVLLAAVLLTLCSPRGDGPFVAFVVASGAGLAAVFAAILAHWTPAETAALCAPVGVGALAFLPGLSMRFARLPIGFDAPATAPRSAYGADPTPREPVDAERIAAQARRGHELLVGLVGGCAVITVGACAVLGFSDDVWARLLALAAGIALLMRAHLFRYTAQVAPVLAAGLGSLVLLGLGLALNPPHSVIRDALTGDRTDLDIRTVWLVAAIAAASAIVTAIGLISSRGGLTPFWGRFMELAEGFVLLTLVPLALAVFDVYAAARSMTG, encoded by the coding sequence GTGAGTATCGCGGCCTCCGCGGCAGCCACCGGAGAAGGGCGCGGCCCCGGAGCCGCTCCCGCGGCCGGGACGGGGCTCGGCTTCTGCCGGGTCACCATCGTCGCCCCCGACAGCCGGATCGACGTGGCGCTGCCCGACGACGTCCCCGTCGCCGACATCCACCCGGAGATCCTCAGGCTCTCCCGGCAGAGCCCCGCCGAGGGCGCTCCGGTCGGCTACCACCTCGTCCGCCGGGACGGCACCGTCCTCGACAGTTCCCGTTCGTTCGCCGCCCAGCACATCCTCGACGGCGAGCTCCTCACGCTGCGCCCCTTCTCCGAGTCGCTGCCGCCCGCCGTCTTCGACGACGTGTCGGAGGCGGTCGCCTCGGCCGTGACCCGCGAGCACACCCTGTGGAGCGGCGAGCTGACCCGCGCCGCGGGCCTCGTCGGCGGAGGCGTCCTGCCGGCCCTGCTCGCCTTCGTGGCCTGGAGCGGCGACCCGCGTCACGACATGCACGGCCTGCCCGGCATCCTCGCCGCGGTCGTCGGCGTCCTGCTGGTCGCCCTCGCCTGTGTCCGGGCCCGCGTCTACGACGACCGGGGCTCCGCCGTCGCCCTCGGGCTCGGCGCGCTGCCCAACGTGGGCGTGGCGGGCTCCGGACTCCTCCCGCTCGCCGACGGCCAGGGCATCGGCAGGCTCCAGTTCCTGCTGGCCTGCGCCGCGGTACTGCTCGCCGCGGTGCTGCTCACCCTGTGCTCCCCCCGCGGGGACGGCCCGTTCGTCGCCTTCGTGGTCGCCTCCGGCGCCGGCCTGGCGGCGGTGTTCGCGGCGATCCTCGCGCACTGGACACCGGCCGAGACCGCCGCCCTGTGCGCCCCCGTCGGTGTGGGCGCGCTGGCCTTCCTGCCCGGCCTGTCCATGCGCTTCGCCCGGCTGCCGATCGGTTTCGACGCCCCGGCCACCGCTCCGCGCAGCGCGTACGGCGCCGATCCCACCCCGCGGGAGCCGGTGGACGCCGAGCGGATCGCCGCCCAGGCGCGCCGCGGACACGAACTCCTGGTCGGCCTGGTGGGCGGCTGCGCGGTGATCACGGTCGGCGCCTGCGCGGTTCTCGGGTTCTCCGACGACGTCTGGGCCCGGCTCCTCGCCCTGGCCGCGGGCATCGCTCTGCTGATGCGCGCCCACCTGTTCCGCTACACCGCCCAGGTCGCCCCGGTACTGGCCGCGGGCCTCGGTTCCCTCGTCCTGCTCGGACTCGGTCTGGCGCTGAACCCGCCGCACTCGGTGATCCGCGACGCGCTGACGGGCGACCGCACCGACCTGGACATCCGCACCGTCTGGCTCGTCGCGGCGATCGCGGCGGCGTCCGCGATCGTCACCGCGATCGGCCTGATCAGCTCGCGGGGCGGCCTCACGCCGTTCTGGGGCCGCTTCATGGAGCTCGCCGAGGGCTTCGTCCTGCTGACGCTCGTCCCGCTGGCCCTGGCCGTCTTCGACGTGTACGCGGCGGCCCGGTCGATGACGGGCTGA
- a CDS encoding DUF397 domain-containing protein, with amino-acid sequence MADAEDKDVKARKERERDELYALDISGVEWQCAPGTEEHEERVEIAHLPAGAVAMRSSLDPETVLRYTEAEWRAFVLGARDGEFDLEPAPHNGGSAAR; translated from the coding sequence ATGGCCGATGCCGAGGACAAAGACGTCAAAGCACGCAAGGAGCGGGAGCGGGACGAGCTGTACGCGCTCGACATCTCCGGCGTCGAGTGGCAGTGCGCCCCGGGCACGGAGGAGCACGAGGAGCGCGTCGAGATCGCCCACCTGCCCGCGGGGGCCGTCGCGATGCGGTCGTCGCTCGACCCGGAGACGGTGCTGCGCTACACGGAGGCGGAGTGGCGGGCCTTCGTGCTGGGCGCCCGCGACGGCGAGTTCGATCTGGAGCCGGCGCCGCACAACGGAGGGTCCGCCGCGCGGTAG
- the rpsO gene encoding 30S ribosomal protein S15 → MPLDAATKKQLITEFGQKEGDTGSPEVQVAMLSRRISDLTEHLKTHKHDHHSRRGLLILVGQRRRLLQYLAKKDIQRFRALVDRLGIRRGAAGAK, encoded by the coding sequence GTGCCGCTCGACGCCGCTACGAAGAAGCAGCTCATCACGGAGTTCGGCCAGAAGGAGGGCGACACCGGCTCCCCCGAGGTCCAGGTCGCCATGCTGTCGCGCCGGATCTCGGACCTGACCGAGCACCTCAAGACGCACAAGCACGACCACCACTCCCGTCGTGGTCTGCTGATCCTGGTCGGTCAGCGTCGCCGCCTTCTCCAGTACCTGGCCAAGAAGGACATCCAGCGCTTCCGTGCGCTGGTCGACCGCCTCGGCATCCGCCGCGGTGCGGCGGGCGCCAAGTAG
- a CDS encoding polyribonucleotide nucleotidyltransferase yields the protein MENETHYAEAVIDNGTFGTRTIRFETGRLAKQAAGSAVAYLDDDTMVLSATTASKNPKDQLDFFPLTVDVEERMYAAGKIPGSFFRREGRPSEDAILTCRLIDRPLRPSFRKGLRNEIQVVATIMALNPDHLYDVVAINAASASTQLAGLPFSGPIGGVRVALINGQWVAFPTHTELEDAVFDMVVAGRVLEDGDVAIMMVEAEATEKTIQLVAGGAEAPTEEVVASGLDAAKPFIKVLCKAQADLAAKAAKPTGEFPVFLDYQDDILEALSAAVRPELASALTIAGKQDREAELDRVKVLAAEKLLPEFEGREKEISAAYRSLTKQLVRERVIKEKKRIDGRGVTDIRTLAAEVEAIPRVHGSALFERGETQILGVTTLNMLRMEQQLDTLSPVTRKRYMHNYNFPPYSVGETGRVGSPKRREIGHGALAERAIVPVLPTREEFPYAIRQVSEALGSNGSTSMGSVCASTMSLLNAGVPLKAPVAGIAMGLISQEINGETHYVALTDILGAEDAFGDMDFKVAGTKEFVTALQLDTKLDGIPASVLAAALKQARDARLHILDVMMEAIDTPDEMSPNAPRIITVKIPVDKIGEVIGPKGKMINQIQEDTGAEITIEDDGTIYIGAQVGSQAEAARATINGIANPTMPEVGERYLGTVVKTTTFGAFVSLLPGKDGLLHISQIRKLAGGKRVENVEDVLGVGSKVQVEIAEIDSRGKLSLIPVIEGEEADEDTKDDTDK from the coding sequence GTGGAGAACGAGACCCACTACGCCGAGGCCGTCATCGACAACGGCACCTTCGGCACCCGCACCATCCGCTTCGAGACGGGCCGCCTGGCCAAGCAGGCCGCCGGCTCCGCCGTGGCGTACCTGGACGACGACACCATGGTGCTGTCGGCCACCACCGCCTCCAAGAACCCCAAGGACCAGCTCGACTTCTTCCCCCTCACGGTGGACGTCGAGGAGCGGATGTACGCCGCCGGCAAGATCCCCGGCAGCTTCTTCCGCCGTGAGGGCCGTCCCTCCGAGGACGCCATCCTCACCTGCCGCCTGATCGACCGCCCGCTGCGCCCGTCCTTCAGGAAGGGCCTGCGCAACGAGATCCAGGTCGTCGCCACGATCATGGCGCTCAACCCCGACCACCTGTACGACGTCGTGGCGATCAACGCCGCCTCCGCGTCCACGCAGCTGGCCGGTCTGCCCTTCTCCGGCCCGATCGGCGGCGTCCGCGTCGCGCTGATCAACGGCCAGTGGGTCGCGTTCCCGACGCACACCGAGCTCGAGGACGCAGTCTTCGACATGGTCGTCGCCGGTCGCGTCCTGGAGGACGGCGACGTCGCGATCATGATGGTCGAGGCCGAGGCCACCGAGAAGACCATCCAGCTGGTCGCGGGCGGCGCCGAGGCGCCGACCGAGGAGGTCGTCGCCTCCGGTCTGGACGCCGCGAAGCCCTTCATCAAGGTGCTCTGCAAGGCCCAGGCCGACCTCGCCGCCAAGGCCGCGAAGCCGACCGGCGAGTTCCCGGTCTTCCTCGACTACCAGGACGACATCCTGGAGGCGCTGTCCGCCGCCGTCCGCCCGGAGCTCGCCTCCGCGCTGACCATCGCGGGCAAGCAGGACCGCGAGGCCGAGCTGGACCGCGTCAAGGTGCTCGCCGCCGAGAAGCTCCTGCCGGAGTTCGAGGGTCGCGAGAAGGAGATCTCCGCCGCGTACCGCTCGCTCACCAAGCAGCTGGTCCGCGAGCGCGTGATCAAGGAGAAGAAGCGCATCGACGGCCGCGGCGTCACGGACATCCGTACGCTCGCCGCCGAGGTCGAGGCCATCCCGCGCGTGCACGGCTCGGCGCTGTTCGAGCGTGGCGAGACCCAGATCCTGGGCGTCACCACCCTGAACATGCTCCGGATGGAGCAGCAGCTGGACACCCTCTCCCCGGTGACCCGCAAGCGCTACATGCACAACTACAACTTCCCGCCGTACTCCGTCGGCGAGACCGGCCGCGTGGGCTCCCCCAAGCGCCGCGAGATCGGCCACGGCGCCCTCGCCGAGCGCGCCATCGTGCCGGTCCTGCCGACGCGCGAGGAGTTCCCCTACGCGATCCGTCAGGTGTCCGAGGCCCTCGGCTCCAACGGCTCGACGTCCATGGGCTCGGTCTGCGCCTCCACCATGTCGCTGCTGAACGCCGGTGTGCCCCTCAAGGCCCCCGTCGCCGGTATCGCCATGGGCCTGATCTCCCAGGAGATCAACGGCGAGACGCACTACGTCGCCCTCACCGACATCCTCGGTGCGGAGGACGCCTTCGGCGACATGGACTTCAAGGTCGCCGGCACCAAGGAGTTCGTCACCGCCCTCCAGCTCGACACCAAGCTGGACGGCATCCCGGCCTCCGTCCTGGCCGCGGCCCTCAAGCAGGCCCGCGACGCCCGCCTCCACATCCTCGACGTGATGATGGAAGCGATCGACACGCCGGACGAGATGTCCCCGAACGCCCCGCGGATCATCACCGTCAAGATCCCCGTGGACAAGATCGGTGAGGTCATCGGCCCGAAGGGCAAGATGATCAACCAGATCCAGGAGGACACCGGCGCCGAGATCACGATCGAGGACGACGGCACCATCTACATCGGTGCCCAGGTCGGCTCGCAGGCCGAGGCCGCCCGCGCCACGATCAACGGCATCGCCAACCCGACCATGCCGGAGGTCGGCGAGCGCTACCTGGGTACGGTCGTCAAGACCACCACCTTCGGTGCGTTCGTGTCGCTGCTCCCGGGCAAGGACGGTCTGCTGCACATCTCGCAGATCCGCAAGCTCGCCGGCGGCAAGCGCGTGGAGAACGTCGAGGACGTGCTCGGTGTGGGCTCCAAGGTCCAGGTCGAGATCGCCGAGATCGACTCCCGCGGCAAGCTCTCCCTGATCCCCGTGATCGAGGGCGAGGAAGCTGATGAGGACACGAAGGACGACACCGACAAGTGA